In Falco cherrug isolate bFalChe1 chromosome 5, bFalChe1.pri, whole genome shotgun sequence, one DNA window encodes the following:
- the ASCL1 gene encoding LOW QUALITY PROTEIN: achaete-scute homolog 1 (The sequence of the model RefSeq protein was modified relative to this genomic sequence to represent the inferred CDS: deleted 2 bases in 2 codons), with the protein MASGSPARMASGAGQPPFLQPACFFAAAGGRRRRRPRRGRRPGAPPPQLSPAGGHPSPGGKPSAPRAAKRQRSASPELMRCKRRLNFSGFGYSLPQQQPAAVARRNERERNRVKLVNLGFATLREHVPNGAANKKMSKVETLRSAVEYIRALQQLLDEHDAVSAAFQAGVLSPTISPSYSHDMNSMAGSPVSSYSSDEGSYDPLSPEEQELLDFTSWF; encoded by the exons ATGGCCAGCGGCAGCCCCGCCAGGATGGCCAGCGGCGCCGGGCAGCCGCCCTTCCTGCAGCCGGCGTGCTTCTTCGCCGCCGCGGgtggccgccgccgccgccgcccccgccggggccgccgccccggggcgccgccgccgcagctGAGCCCGGCGGGCGGGCACCCCTCGCCGGGCGGGAAGCCCTCGGCGCCGCGGGCCGCCAAGCGGCAGCGCTCGGCCTCGCCGGAGCTGATGCGCTGCAAGCGGCGGCTCAACTTCAGCGGCTTCGGGTACAGCCTgccgcagcagcagccggcGGCCGTGGCGCGGCGCAACGAGCGGGAGCGCAACCGGGTGAAGCTGGTGAACCTGGGCTTCGCCACC CTGCGGGAGCACGTCCCCAACGGGGCCGCCAACAAGAAGATGAGCAAAGTGGAGACGCTCCGCTCCGCCGTCGAGTACATCCGcgccctgcagcagctgctcgACGAGCACGACGCCGTCAGCGCCGCCTTCCAGGCCGGCGTCCTCTCGCCCACCATCTCGCCCAGCTACTCCCACGACATGAACTCCATGGCGGGCTCCCCCGTCTCCTCCTACTCCTCCGACGAGGGCTCCTACGAC CCGCTCAGCCCcgaggagcaggagctgctcgACTTCACCAGCTGGTTCTGA